CGCTACACGCGAAGATTCCTGGATTGAATTTCATGGTGTAACCATATCTATAAATAGTTATAGCTACCAACCAGTGGAAACTTTGAGAAATCAACTTACTCATGAGGAAAGTTACGAGCTTAGAAAATTCTATTAGTTGGCGAATGTCGCTGATCTTTACAGTCTTTCCCTCCTGTAGCGTAGTATACGTGAACTACTGAATGAAATTTCTGGACGAAAGCACTTCTATAAAGAGTCGTTTTCGCTAAATAGCTGTGATAATATACGAAATTGGAGATCTatccaaagaaaaattgtaccgTAACCTTGGTACCTTACGTGGCAATGGGGAAATATGCGAAAACTATCAATGCCATGGAAGATGTGCTTATCAGCCTCTTCTATTGGCTCACGGCAGAAAGCCTCACTGCCAGCAACTGTGAACTCTTTGGTCACAAGTCGTCCTCAAGGTTTTCACACTCCTGAACTTTTCCGAGGGCCCTTTCATTGAAGTTTGAAGGAAAGACAAGTGcgtttttttaggtttaatcTGTTTTCTCGAGGAGTTCCGGCGGCCACTATTGCGCATATCTATGCATAATAATAGTGAAAATACGGACAGtttggtaaaaaattacaatttccaTTCTTGACTGGTCGTGTGTATTGCAACGTACTAATAATACCCTAAGAAAAAGGAAGACAGTCGACCAACTAAAAACTCTATTATCATGTACATTGGGGTCTGCATTTGCGACAAAGGAACTGCTTTAGCGTTCGGTAACAAATCAAAGAAGCCCtcattaatgaaataatgacCATATTTATTTGACGAATTGACTTttgtatttgcaatttttaatcagTCTTTAGCGAAACCTCGTCCAAAAcagtcaaaaattttccagGTAGTAATGATATCTTGGTACGTTCTGCTGGTCTTCACTGTTGTGCATTGCCATGGCCATCCAGCTTCATTATTGGAAACCCTCATCGGAGCTCAGGAGTTCAAGGTCCTCACAAAAACGCGGCGAAGAAAGGTTTCCTTAAGGATTGTTTCAGGATGGGGATAACTCCGTTGGTTCTTATGGGGACGAGTTCGCGGATCTggacaaatatttcaaaaataaaaccagCAAGAATTACACGATCATCCCTTTTAATACAGAGTTTCCCGACCAAGTGAGTATTGAAGACACATGATGCAACAATCCCGTTCATTTTCCATCGTTCTGGCCACAAAAACTGCGCGTAAATTAACTATGAAAAGCGTATATTTTGTAGCGcgaatttccatatttttttctaatttgaatcGATTGAGCAACGACACATGATAATTAAATCGGCCactgcaattattaatttgtttatcgTTGTTTCTGTGTGAAACTCAGGGCCTTGACTTATGCAAGTGTTTGTAAAACTGTCCGTTAATTAATGACTTTCAGTTTGGTAAAATGGTCAAAggtattatgaaatttgaggGTACTTGTCAGCAAGTTGTGCAGGCAATTGCGTTCACTTTTATCATTTCTATTAAATAGCGAAATTCGATTAAGTATCACttgcaaaactttttaatggtGCTCATATTTGTGCCTAATTTGGTAATTTGCTTGGACATGTCTTGAGAAACATCAGAGACAGAAATGCATTAATTCCGGTGTTTTGTAAGCGGCATATAATAGGAAAGCATGACTGAAAGGCGAATATTTTCATCAAGCacgtaattttcaaattccataGGGAAAAATCCCAAATCAAACTCCTCTTCAACAATCTAATCAATCCCCATAGTTTCCTTACATCCcttaattttgtgttttagaACGAGAAATCTCCAAATACAACTACCAAATCTCCCATCATCAACAGCCTAAACTTCACAACAAATCAGAGGAAGAAGTTGAATGAGAGTAGAATTCCTAGAAGAGAGCTGGAGGAAAAGGAGTCACAGGAAGAGGAGGAGGATGGTGATGGAGGAGGAGTTGGAGGACTGCTCACAGCTTTGTTAAGCGGATTGAGTGGGGTGATTAATGAGGAAACGGGACTGGAATGACTATTTGTTATTACGTGTTTTTAGCCTGATGGTAGCATAAATTTGGACGCCATAACCGGTTTGCTGGGGTCATTAAGCTCGGTAAGTAAGCATTCCGAGGCTTTCCAGAGGGTTTAGTGCACCACCTTCTAGAGCGAGAACATATCTATAGAGAATTGTTTTAGTTGTTAATCagcgattttgaaaatatcattaattacaGAATTTAACTAGTTCCTGATATCTCTCCCTTCTGTAGAGTTGTATACGTGAGCTTCTGGGATTAAATGAAATGATACGAAATAATCTTGCAGCTCTTTTGAGCTTTGAACTCAATTTTGATGGACAATTTTTGGAAAgactcatttgaaaaatttccttcgtcgatatctcgggaattCGTGGAGCAGTTGATTATTTAAAGACATTCagataaattttctttgacttaatttgaaatagattcaattttagcaaaatccTGACGGAACTTACGACTTCACCGGCCTCAGTGACACTCTAAGAGGATTCTTCGGGGTAAATAAACACCCCAACTTTTCCTTGACCTAAATCAATcaatatttaatgattttaggGTGGTCCAGATGGGGGAGGCTCAGACATCGGTTCCTTCATGGGGGGGCTCCTAGGAGCCGTTATCAAGGGCCTGGCAAATCCTCCTGGTGCTGTACGTGTTCAATGTCGCTTACCTTAAGTCACACCCTGTACTGCGATAGTAAAGCAGAAAAACGAGCACAGTTTATTAGTCATGgattaattgattattactagtatgtattttttagaaaGGAGCAGGAATTCTCGCAGGGAAGGTGGTGACCGGGGTCCTGCCAGCCTTGAGTGGCCCGGTGAGTACCACTTTTAGAAGTGACTGGTCATAGTTCCTTAATAATCCTGGTTTGCGGTTTTCCGTCTCTTTTTCTATCGGCTTAAAACTGCATTtagtattgaaaaaatttttataaagttgGTAATAAAGCTGATTCCTATCACGTTCGCTTTTTACCTCTTCCGCACATACCAACAAGTATCCAATTGCAACATTTACCGTTATgattgtttattattagtgAACCAGAGGGGGTGTAAGATTTATGATTATTTGAAATGTCGACGTTAAATTTGTAACAGTGTTGAGCAACTGGACAAAGCCGCgaactaattttttcattaataaaaccTTCACAATCTTAATCATTACAGGGCAGGATTTGGCCTCAGCAACCATAGAagaatatcaattttcttacCCAAAATAAGTTGCTGCATGATAAGCAGTTTTGGTACTATTCCgcaattatataataaataggTACAAGGCAAAACGCGGTTTTGGCCAAAAAAACGGCTAGAGGATATGAATACATTGGTGACACTCCTTCATAGCGGTGATTTCAGGAAATGGATTAATTTTAGAACGTTTTTATACTACTTTCAGGGTCAGCATGAGTGTCGGTCGAACCAAACTATTGTTCACCCAAAGAGTCCCAATAAATCCCCAGGAATGATTACTTTTCTTTGTTCCCGCCATTTGGCACTAACTATGATGTCAATTTTTATACCGCTTTCAGGCACCCTCGGAGGAAATCGACAGTGGCACTGAAACCAAGCTTGCACCTGCCCTGGACTCTGGATCCTTTGTAGTTGGGTTCCTAAAGCCGTTCTTGGCAGGTAGTGGTGGAAATGGAACGGTCAGACAATAATGCTTTTTTGTGTTGTGGATTTGCAATAAGCTAGGGTGTTTTTAGGGTGGGAATAAACCCTCGAAGTTTACTGTGGTCAAAGCAGTGATATCCATGGCCACTGGCCTGGTCCAGTCTTTTGCAACTGCTTCATCTTCTTCCAAATCGTCAGATTGGAATGATTAAGGTATTTTAAAGTAGAGGAAAAAGATTATATAGATggttaaaaatgtattgtatTTTCATATATCGAAATATCACTAAAGTCATTGTGGTTTTCTTTatagaaaattcgaaaattctaAACTTTATTAGCAGTTTCCAATACTTCAATCGAAATAAGCCTAGAGATCAAATGCAAATTGgcagaaaaaaatacactaaattTTTCCTACGAGCGTGCGGTAAGTTGCTTTGTCGCACGCATTTACATAAACAGCTATTGTCGTCTTggaaatcaaaacattttacgattttttacTTCTAGATGCGCCATTGAAGGCGCTCTTTTAGGttgaaaaaattcgaatttcttcaaaaaaataatttattttcacttaaatGTCAGAAAATAGGGACGTGTCTCAAGGTATAGGAAGCATAGGAACAACGCAAAGTTAAAAAACATGTGTTATACCAGTGCGCTTAATTCCATTGGGCAGTAGTTAGATATAATGTCCCACTTCAATCATAGATAATTAGGGCTTGGGTCTCCTAAAAAAACAGAAGCATAACACTAGAAAATCAACTGAGTTTTCCGACGTTAacataaaatccaaattttgcgtgtgaatatttcaaaaactgcaaaTAATGCGTTTCTGGAAGAAATTTTTGAGCTTTAGGGATTTCTCCGTCTAAGTTGAGGCAGGCAGCAAAACAATCCCTCCACAATCCTGAAGTCATGAATAACCTTTTCAATGAGCAGACATTCAGTTGAACAAATCTAGAGCGAAAGTAAATAGCCGATGTTCGCGGATGACATTGAATTTAAAAGAGAGAGTGACTCGACAACAACCTGACACATGAGGTCGAAGTATTTATCGAAGAAATTTGGTCTGGCTACAGTAATTCTCCCGGGAAATTTCGCGATTTCTGGACTATTTTCCATTTAGCGAGTGCAAATAGTGCATATTGGTTAGGCCCGAAGTGGGCTCGAGGCGTGCAGTCAAGGAGGTGAGTTAATCGAATATTCTCTCTTTTTCTGCCTCGGAATTTGCCAATCTAGAACTTACAGCTTAATTCAGACATTCTTAGCTTAAAGATATTTAGGTTTAAAGCAATCGGGTGGACAAAGCGGTTCTGTAGTAGGCAACGTTCAGTCACCACTTAAGGTCAATAGTAGGCTTAGTCGCTTAGTCGCATTGGGTGAAGgggaaattttttgttaagaacGGGTAACAGGATATTAAGAGTTACGTCAGCGGTACCACTCAAATGGACTTGGAAAGGATAGAATTTATGGCCCAGCAAAGTCTATTTCGCTACCCAATTGtcaaatgaatatttccaaatagaTCGAAGAAGAATGAAGATTGCAAGCCCGCAATTATTCTTTCCTCATGTGCACCTCTCGCCATCGTTGCGATACCAATTAAAAGCGATTAAACTGAATTTGACAACGGTTTCTTCATACTTCTTATCAATTACCGGTTCACATGACCATTAGGCTCATTTCCCAAGTCGAGGCTGCCAATTTCTCAAGAAACATCaaatattattgataattCCTTAATTGAGGGATACTGTAATAgtgaaattattagaaattctGTTGAGAAGCGCGTATTGTTTAAACGTTAAAACATGGATAATGTCATGGCGATTGATtagcaattaaaattagtgataagCATTTTGCCTTTGATTAACCTTTAATAGTTCACTCTTACGAGCTAGTCTATGTTACATAATTGGAGCTTAACGAAATTCGGTTCTTTACTTGCAcaagaattttgagaaaaattagtGGAAATTTCCACTGAAAAGAGTTACGTAAAGATTCGTCGTTAAGGGGGAAAACGTGTGTCGTAAGTTTATGGAACAAAGACgttaaaattctctaaaaaatgctgcacaaaaaattaactgagTCACTCTATGCGCCATTTCCCTTCCATTCACCGCGAACGCCTTGTCCACGTCTTTCCATTCTACCACATAATCATGGTAATTATGTCCTGTCTGTTACTGATTGATACAgctttttatgcaattttctattataatATAGTAATGTTTATCTAACTTTTAAGGTCAAGGCTGCCcctatttttcaattataatcAACCGTGAAAGTATTATTCCTTTCCTTTCGGTGATTTTTGGCAAACTCATATCACCTGATACTTACTTTTTATTTGTCGCCACTTAATTGCTGCTTAAATTCAGCTATTAAGTGCTAATTAGCGCAATTTTTTCGCATAATTAATACAACAACAATTAACGCATTTTCAAATCTCAGCTCTTCGGGATGTTTGTCTTATCGATCAACTCCTATGAGTTATTCGACTACTTGGACCCATGGACTTTGTTAgttgtataatgttctattaTCGTTTTCCGTGTCGATATTTGAAGGCGCTACAGCTAATTGCAGGCCTGAGAAAATTAGCGCAGGAACTTAACTTCCCAACTTGTGcaataataatgtttcattaaataatcGGCTAAATGTGAAACCGAATCTGGAAAGCtcaaatttgcataaaacctttattaaatttgtgtgTTATTTAGTgcgaatttgaataattacttgCCCTGCTTGGGCAAGTATTATTGTAATCGGAGGATTTTTGTTAATCAGGGTTTGAAGCAATTAATCACGCAACCCATGAGCAACCCACCAGGTCGATTTTCCAGCCGTTAGCTGAAAACCTtgatttttagcatttttcaaattttgaccGCCAGTATCTCGGGAATCGATGAGGCAACTGCCCTATAAAATTAGCTTCAATAAATCACCTAACCGCTAATTTCTAGAACTCACAAACAAGTGCCCAATTAAGAGATCTTTAGCGACCACCCGAACCATGAATGCTGAAAGAACATAGGTGTTTGAAAATTCCAGCAATATAAAGTATATTTTGCTTGCGATGTGGGGATAAAatggttatttcaaataacttagttttgaaaaaatgcactttttacGAAAAACTTGGAAAATCATTCACtgctgcaaaaaaatataatttggcAGTGGAGAAGTGGTAAACGCTAAGACCAAGAGTACAGTAATGCAAAGaatatgtattgaaaattCCTGTTTATACAAGGCGTTAATTAAGAACCTCTAATGCATAACTTGGACTCTAGAGTaccattatttttctcattctAAGGTAAAAAGACCATATAAGCGTAGCTTGGTGAAAAAATGCTGCGGGAAATGCGATCCTAGGAAAAAATCACCCTGCATATGCCAATCCactgtattaaaaaatttttgtcacGTCACAGAATGCAGGCTTTCCTCCCTGTATAAACTAAACGTGTCTAAGGAACGTCTGCTGTTTGTTCCTGCAAAGCGTTTTATAGATGTATATACTCCCCACCAATCCTACTAAGTGGTCAAATTTTTGGGCTCAGTAGTAATCCCTTTAACACAATATTTAGATTTGAGATCATCAAAAGATGGACTAGAAATCTTTAAAGTTGAAAGAACTAGACGGACGACCAAGATTGAGATACATTTGTCCATGTTCCACCGCATTTGACAATACCAGAAGTACCCACGCAGTTCCCATCATAACAGCAATAACTATTATGAAACCATTCTCCGCTGAATTGCACAAACCGCATCGACCCCCCAGTCGCCCCCATCATCCCCCCAACCATTCGGGTTGCAACCACACGACCTCGCCGGGTTTCGTTCGAGATCGCTCGTTTGTTTCTCGGCCTCCTTCGACCTACATACGTTCTTTGAAATAAGCTCTTTTACGTTCGACACGCCGCATTCACTAGTTAAGAGCCAGCACCGCATAGTGTAAGACGCcatattgctttttttgtttttatcttaTCAGTAGAGCTTATCAGAGCCCCCTTTTACCCCCTCCATCCAGCCGTTTGGGTGATACTAGCCGCCCGCGTGGAAGAGTGCCTGCGACATTCGTTTGTTTTGGTTTGACAGTTGGTTGGTGCTCGTCGAGTGGTAACACGATCCGTTTTTttgtttcgtattttttttgtttttcggtaaACTTATTTGGTGAtcttattacaaaataatatttttagatagaTTTGGGTTAGGAGTTTTTTAATGGCCCAGTTTGGTGCTCATTCCCCTGTTTTTGCATTGTTGACGTTTTATATTTCCATATAACCCCTTTTGAATTGACAATTGATCCTAGAAATTAAAACGACAATCGTGacaggaaaaatattgcattacGCGTTAGCACCTATGCTCAGTAGCTATATTTCTTATGGGGGCGAAGGTCGGTGCTCCATTTCACTTTaccaattaatattttgtgatGAACTAAATGTTCTatttaacactttaaattgaacattAAGCATTTCAGGTCTAAGTTCATTCGTTATCGAATCGAATTTTGAGTAGCAAAATTAGCATTTAAACTCGCAACATGCcgtatgaaatgtttttttaataggcaGAAATAACCTCGGATCACTTTTACTTTCCGTGAAAACTGGTTTGCCACAATTTCATTAAGAAAGATATTCGAATACTTACCATTTTCGCAGGTGTTAAGCGTGGATGCTATAAGACTAGCAGGCGTATAGTTTCTATCGAAATATTCACTTTCACGTAAATGACGTTAATCTGACGTATGACATTGAAAATGACAAGACTGCCAAGGCATGCAATATTATCTTCAACTAACAGAACAAATATTTACcgacttttaaataatttattccaCTTTTGAATTTATCAGTGGGTGTAATGGGGTAGGAGCCAAATCATCAATGTAAAGTCCATTTTAACTGTAGGCTAAGTTTCGTAGACACGTCGAAACAGAgctaaagttatgtttttggATTCTATTGAAATTAGCTTTTTTCATCAGATTGATGATTTTGgtgaatattttcataaaatctcAGAGACTAACTACAATTTGGCAATAGCTTCTACGACATACTGAAAGTCTCAGAACATGGTAactttttcccatttaaccgATTTTGTAACTCTCATTGTTTCGAAGATCCCTCTTATTTGGATACCCCAAtgagataccctgtataggtTAAAGACATGTTTAATCAGCACTTTAAGACAGATAAGCTTACCGATTAGGGcgtaaatgaatttatttatttttatgtaataattaataaaccgccgttaatttaaattaaccgGGGGTACATTTTACCAGACTGCAACTAATCCTAACGATGTTTCAATATTCCTAACTAAGACTGAATCACCAGTGACCCCATCAATATCCCGACAGAACAAAAGTCTAACTAACCCGAAATTTCCCGCTTTACCTgcaattaacctgaactaacctgattCATATTTTGGTCGCACAAAACCCCAACTAACTCCAAGTAACATGAACGCTCTTAAACCGGTCTTTTTTTCATTCCAGAACAATGAAGCACCACCTCTGGTCAATCGCCCTCCTGGTTTGCTTGCTGGCCATACTGACCGGAACAGAATGCCGGACCTTGACCAAAAGATCTGCGGCCGTAGATTCTGGACCCGTAAGTACTCACGAGACAATGATCTTATTAGGCACCTTGTCCAATGAGCGTGACATCATCCTCCGAATTCTGATAACCATGACCCTAAATTGACTGGAGTTTCGTCGCattttaattacctttaaGTAATGACGACGACGGTGCATATGTGTAAATTTCAATGGTTATCCCTGTAAGTTCATACGGAGATATGAGAGGGAAATATCGCGGGTATGCAGGTTGCACAAGCGAAAAGTCCGCTTGCAATCGAATTGATAATTATTAGATTGTTCTGGTTAGTGGAAAGTAATAGCCTTCGTCGACAAGAAAAAACGTCAAGTTTTGGCCTCCAATTCCAAGACAGTTTGAGCTGGAGTTGCAGGAAAACTGCAAGcaatttattctaaatttcacGCTCGTTAACTGGTTGTGTGTGCGGTCATTACACAGTGGTTCCGAAAATTACAAATGCTAACAAAGAAAGTAAAAGTGGTGAAGATTCTTGCATAATCAGTCACGTTTCGATGTCAGACATCGATAGATGCCACTGgcaaaatttattgtcttAAACGTATGATCTTTATCGGTCTTCGTTATGTAAGCAGATGGAGATCTCGAGGCAATTTCCCCCGGTTTTGTTGCGTCTTTTACGCACAGATcgaaacttttcatatttcacTTGAAGAGAAAGTGCGCAGCGTTCTCaccaattaaataatattacattAATACTGCAAGGCTGGCAATCTATAATGCAAATTTGCCCCGAGGCCGCACCAAACATACCATTAACATGCCTACCATTGCAGGAACCTAACCACCTAGAACACTATAAGGATAAGAAAAAGGTAGAAGTAGTTTTCGGAGTTAAGGATGCAATTTTAGGATTTGTGTTCGATGTAAGTACCCCGGATAATGTTCGTTCGCTCGCAATTTCTTTGATCGTCACtagaaaatcaacaaatttatCGACCAAAAAACCGACTGGATCGATCACCTGGACAAGCAAAACATCCTGAAGAACAAGGCCCATGGAATCGAACCGCCAAAAGACCCTGTCGTCTCCCTCTCCAGCATTCTCTCTGGAGCAATCGGTTCCAAGCTGGAAGCTGCTGCTCCCTTACTGAACATCGTGACAAGTAAACTGGGCAGCGGATCTGGGTCAGGGTCAAATCACGGAGGGTTCAATTTCGGGCAGCTTTTAGGCGGCCACAAATAGGCGCTTGCAAAAGTTGCCCAATGAGACCTTAACGTTCAAAAAAAGATTCCGTTGGGCCGTTAAATTAGACCTTTCTCtttttatgtgaatttatGCAATGAAAGATCCTGAAATCTCCATATGAGGAGCgaatttgttttcaaaccAGACCTCCTGGCCTAGATTTGTCTCATTAAAGATTACAACGATTCAGTAAGCTTAGTCGCTATCATACtcgtaataaaaataagttttaagaTGGTTCTTGTGTATACAAATGGGAGTTATATTCTAGTCAAAACAATAGAATCTAAATTGAGCATTTCTTTATCTGCACTTACAGATAGATCGCTGTAATCTTTAGTTTAATTGccattattttccttttgtgTAATTACCATTAGAATgcttgtaaataaaataagcgCAATTTTGTAGCTTATGTATATagttctttaataaatatttttatacagtaCTTCCCCTTGTTTTCCTTGTCTATGCAGCGCAAATAAGCGAGACGAACGGGATTTCTTTGTCTCGAATGTCAATGGGAGGAGCAGCTTCAACTTAGAAACGTTCACATTGCAGATCATTCAGAGGAAGAACCGCCGGTTTGAACCGACGATTTTGACCTTAATTATTGAATCCCTTACTCCTTAAAGTACCTATAACCCCATGATGATCCTGTTTATTGAATATACAACAGGGCGTATGAGTACTTGAAGGCTAAAGCTATGCAGAGTCGTACTTTGAGACACATGGGAATGTTAATATACGGAATTAACTTTACTTGCTCGCCTcatgtttacaaaaatgtGAGCTGTAAAATTTCCACTCCACTTTTCATTTTGCCACCATAAACTTGAATTAGTCCAGTCGAAAGGATAGCTCTGTTTCCACAGCAAAGAAAACCAATTCCGGGTTGTCGGAAGCAGTCAAAAATTTGTTCTAGAAGCACCAGTTAGTATGCTGCCGGTGCTAGAAACTTCTAATCAGCATGAGACCGTTTCGCTTGTCTAGATGAATCACAGAGTCCAAATTTCGTGCGCCTTTGTCGTCACCATGAAACCAGAGTAGTAGAGCTGCCCAGTTTTAAGTAATCTAGAAGCTCAAGAAGGTCACCAATTTTGTCCATTAGTCcccgaaataataaaaacaattgatGCCAATGCagcactaattttaattttacttttatttcagaaatctAAACGATCTCCACTCTCCCCCTTTTACGGCTTCGCTTGGCAAACGACCCCCAACCCAAAAACACTAACAACCACCGAAGACATCGTCATGTTCACGCCTGGCAAACCGGTTTCATTAGAAGTGCCAGACGAGCTCTTCGGATCTTCTTTCACTTTAGTCACCAACCTATCCAACACTATTGGAGATTATATGGTGGtaagtgatacgaatttggCGTATTTCGCTTCTGGCTGGACCTTTATTGAAATTGCAGAATTCCGCCATTAGAATGCAAAAGCTATTGGAGTCTATGCGGCCCTTCTTGCGGTTCGTTTTCGGAGCAAAAGGAGTTATCATTGAAGGACCAACGGACAAACCAATATTTTCCGACCCTAATGAAGCCAAAGATAGTGCCAGTTAACTCAATATCTATACGTCCATAGTTTAGTAGTGTGAAAGTGATATGTCTAGCAAATTGTACAGTATCAGTAGCACTATTCAATGTTGCCAAAGCTTTCactcatataaaatttttaccatatCATTAAACACTATATTTGACactaaataacaataacacaATTGACAACGTTAtatctaaatttgaaatgttttgcttttatgtagaattaaattacataatatttaCTTCCTGCTTAGCCAGTTAAAGCACCAG
The sequence above is drawn from the Euwallacea similis isolate ESF13 chromosome 22, ESF131.1, whole genome shotgun sequence genome and encodes:
- the LOC136416302 gene encoding uncharacterized protein produces the protein MISWYVLLVFTVVHCHGHPASLLETLIGAQEFKDGDNSVGSYGDEFADLDKYFKNKTSKNYTIIPFNTEFPDQNEKSPNTTTKSPIINSLNFTTNQRKKLNESRIPRRELEEKESQEEEEDGDGGGVGGLLTALLSGLSGPDGSINLDAITGLLGSLSSQNPDGTYDFTGLSDTLRGFFGGGPDGGGSDIGSFMGGLLGAVIKGLANPPGAKGAGILAGKVVTGVLPALSGPAPSEEIDSGTETKLAPALDSGSFVVGFLKPFLAGSGGNGTGGNKPSKFTVVKAVISMATGLVQSFATASSSSKSSDWND
- the LOC136416012 gene encoding uncharacterized protein isoform X1, with protein sequence MKHHLWSIALLVCLLAILTGTECRTLTKRSAAVDSGPEPNHLEHYKDKKKVEVVFGVKDAILGFVFDKINKFIDQKTDWIDHLDKQNILKNKAHGIEPPKDPVVSLSSILSGAIGSKLEAAAPLLNIVTSKLGSGSGSGSNHGGFNFGQLLGGHK
- the LOC136416012 gene encoding uncharacterized protein isoform X2, with the translated sequence MKHHLWSIALLVCLLAILTGTECRTLTKRSAAVDSGPKSKRSPLSPFYGFAWQTTPNPKTLTTTEDIVMFTPGKPVSLEVPDELFGSSFTLVTNLSNTIGDYMVNSAIRMQKLLESMRPFLRFVFGAKGVIIEGPTDKPIFSDPNEAKDSAS